Genomic segment of Neofelis nebulosa isolate mNeoNeb1 chromosome 17, mNeoNeb1.pri, whole genome shotgun sequence:
GGACAGACTTGGAGAACTGCTATTCAGTGGTCCTGGTGGGGGCTGACTTTTTTCTTCACCACGTCTGTTTTGATCCTTTTTGCCAACAAATACTAATTATGGGGCTCTTTACATAAGAATGCAAAAGTTCTTCTCTGGGGGCTGCTTTCTGTATTGCTTGCAGTAGACTCTTCTCCCCTATCTTTGGGTCTTGGGTCTCCCCTCTTGATGTCAGATATGGGCCTTTCCCCAATTTCTTTTCCCTGCAGACCTCCAGGAGAATCTGGAAGAGGTCCTTCCCAAGCTACAGGCAGAGAACATCCGATGCTTCTACCTCAGCcactcctccccaaccccaggaGTGGGGGCTCTGGGGGCTGCTCTTGACGTTGCACCCATCGACCCTGTGCCCGCTGACCTACGTGCTCGGATCACATCAAAAAGCCCTGCCCTGTTTATCTACACCTCAGGGACCACTGGTGAGGGTGCCCAGCAACTCTAGCCCTGACCTCTGAACCCTTATGCTGCTCTGACCCCAAGTTGACATGTGCCTCAAACTTGACCTCTGAAACCCATCCTGCCCTTTGATTGTGACACCTGGCCTGAACTCTGATCCCCAGTGTGAATTGAATGGTCAGCGCCAGAATCCTGCTTCTGCCCAGTAAACAGCCactaaatttggaatttttcttcccTGAGCCCACCCTCAAATCCCCATACTTGACCACCTTCTAAGAGCCTCAAGCCCCTCACTGCAGACCTGACCACAGAGACCCACTCCTGTATGCTGGTCCCTCTTGTACTGTCCTTTCACCACCCACCCTTCCCACTCCATTCGCCAGGACTCCCAAAGCCGGCCATTGTCACACAGGAACGGCTGCTACAGATGTGCAAGATGCTGTCCCTGGGTGGGGTCACAGCTGATGACGTGGTCTACACAGTCTTGCCTCTGTACCATGTGATGGGGCTTATCCTTGGAATTCTTGGCTGCCTGGAGCTTGGTAAGACCTTTTCTGAAGACCTCTCCAATCCATGGGACCTCCAGACTCAATATCAGAGTGGGCTTTCAGGGTGACAAGTCCCCACAGGTTACCCAGCACCAAGGTTCTCACCTTTGACAAGGGACACACAATAGCAGGCCCCAGGGCTACTTGGACAGAAACTTGGTCACTTAGACAATCCCTAATGGCTTTGCTGTGGTCCGAAGGTAATGAGGTGGTATGAATGCTGGGATAGTCAGTGAAGGGTAGGTATTCACCAAGAATTCCACTGGGCTATCATCCTGGACACCTGATTAGCAATTCAGACTGGGACCtctccaatattttcttttcaattttttataaaaattttgaaacataTACAAATTTCTAGATATTTCTACATGATCCTCATGTACCCAACCACCCAGCTTCGGCCACCGTCAGCATTTTGCTTTCAAATATACACAGTAagcaaaagtagagaaaatagttTGATGATATCCCACATATCCTCATCCACCCTTGACAATTGTTAACATGTTACtagttttatttcatatataattcCCCTCTTCATTTCTGgattattttagaagaaattttagCCACTGTATCTTTTTGTTTATAAGTATATCAGTATGTATCTCTAATATATAATGACAAAAACTGTCACCAtagaggtggctgggtggcttagttggttaagcgtctgactttggctcaggtcatgatctcatggttcatgggttcaagccccgcattggactcagtgctgacagctcagagcctggagcctgcctcagattctgtgtcttcctctctctctgcccctcccctgctcacactctgtctctttctgtctctcaaaaataatacataaagcttaaaaaaaaaaaaaaaaacctgtcaccATAGTGATATCACACCTGACAAAATTAACAGTAACTTTAATATCATCTGATGCACAGGTCATGTTCAAATCTTCCCAATTGTCTAATTGTCTTTTTACAGTTAAAGTCCCCTCACAGTACTTGTTTGTTCTCTGCTCCTCTTTACCCTGcagattttaaagttttatttatttatttatttatttatttattgagacaacaggagtgggcaggggcagagagagggagagagactcccaagcaggctccacacagccagcacagagcctgacgtggggctcgaactcacaaaatgggggatcatgacctgattcaaaatgaagagttggactattaaccaactgagccacctaggtgcccctcccctgGAAATTCCCTCTAGAGATATTAGATTCAGTTCAATTATTAGATTCAGTTCAATTATTGTTGGCAAGAACCTTGGTGGGGTGCATTGTACTTCCTAATACATCACATTGAGGGCAGCCCATAACTATTATCCTACCTTAGAGAGGCTAAGATAAATAGgggagattgattgattgatagttggcacaatgttacactagtttcaggtgtacaagctTATGATTTATATACTGGGGAGCTTTATTTGGAAAACTCCCTATCAACGTTCCCCCGGGTTTTACCAGTTCTTGAAGACCTTTATGACATTcataaaacatttctaataatcaTTAATGGTTAATATCCATAGCCCTTACTTAGCAGTGCTCACTTTGTACCAAGCATTGAGCTTGGTACACATTCTGAAGATAGGATTCGAACCCATGCCCATCTATGCTCGTCTCATGCAGGTAGTCCTGGCTCCACCAGGGACACACAGATCGGCTCCAAAACCTGTGCTTCAGAGGGTCACAGTCATATGATCAGAGCAGCTTATCACAGTGGCATGGAAGCATGACCTGaaaccctttcttctctcccctctcaggAGCAACCTGTGTCCTGGCCCCCAAGTTCTCTGCTTCCTGCTTCTGGGATGACTGTCGGCAGCATGGTGTGACTGTGATCCTGTATGTAGGCGAGGTCCTGCGGTACCTGTGTAACACTCCACAGGTGAGGTGCTAAGATTAGGGCTCCATGGTGAACACCTAGGGTATGAAATCCCAGATGTCATACCAGGTAAAGGTTTCAGGTAGATTCACATACAGGAGTCAAGCAAGGTCCCTTAGGTAAAACTCCCCAGGTAACAGCCACAGATGATGAATCTCACACAAAGTTTCCAATCGTGGCTCCTTTGATGATCAGCAGTGCTACCTTGGGCAGGTGACTTCACCTCTCTCAgcagcctcagtgtcctcatttggaaaatggggaaaataattcaAAGGGAATGTTTGTGagaataaaacatatataaagagCCTAGAACAGGGGGTGGCTCAGGGTAAACTCACCAGATGTGAACTTATACAGCAATGAGGTATGGATCCCAGGTAAAATGCTCCACATAAGGCCCCCAGGTATCACCTTCCCCAAGGTGAAGTTTCAAGTCACTCCCCAATTTACCTCTAAGAAAGGCCCCTAAGTAACCCCTCCAGATAACTTCTCCCAGGTAAAAGTTCCAGGTACTACCCCTATATAAAATCCCAGATATTTCCTCTAGGTGAGGACCTGGATTAGCCCTGCAGTCACCCCTAGGTATCTCTCCAGGTAAGGCTTCTAGGTAACTTCCCCCCAGGTAACCTCTGCAGGTAACCCTCCAAGTACAGACTCCAAGTAAGAACCCTTGGTAGATGCCCTAGGTATAGACCCTCCAATCACCTCCCAGGTAaagatggaaagatggaaagataGCCTTTGTAGGTAAGGGTTCCTGGGCACACTTGAGGTCACTTCCTCTTCATTCTTCTTGGGATGTTCCTGCAGCGACCAGAGGACCGGACACATACAATCCGCTTGGCAATGGGCAATGGACTCCGAGCAGATGTGTGGGAGTCCTTTCAGCAGCGCTTTGGCCCCATTCGGATCTTGGAAACCTATGGCTCCACGGAAGGCAACATTGGCTTCGTCAACTATCCAGGCCGCTGTGGGGCCCTGGGCAAGATGAGCTGCTTGCTTCGAGTGGGTTGGGTGGGACAGTGGCCCTGACTGAAGCTGAGCTCACAGGACCTCTGCTGACCCTTCTCCATCCCCCACTCAGATGCTGTCCCCCTTTGAGCTTGTACAATTTGACACGGAGGCTGAGGAGCCTGTCAGAGACAGTCAGGGATTCTGCATCCCTGTGGGACTAGGTACGAGggtcaggaagccttccctgggtGTGGGAAGGACGGGGATCATCTTGCTTCTTGGCTGGAACAAGTTGCCCAAAGCCTTGAGTTCAGTGCTCAGTGGTGGTGTCTACTGCCTCACCCAGAACCTGTCCTTGGCCTGTCTGACTACTGCCTGGGACCCTCTGTCTCTCAGTTCTGCCCAGCTACCCTGCCTCAatctctttttctgctgggtcTCTGGGTGTCTATTTGAGTTGTTCTCTTGAGCTCTCAGTGGAAGTCATGTCTTCCCAGGCATCAATCTCTTGTCAATATCTTCTCCTAGGGTCTTCTCTCTTGGGGGTCTTACACAGTCCTGGCTATATCTcttttttcccagcaccatttgtctctgtccttcctctaaCCCTtgttatcctttttcttttttaagattttatatttcatcTCATCTTATTTCATGTAATCTCATTTCAtgtatccaacatggggctggaactaaccaccgagatcaagaatcacatgttctactgaccgagccagccaggtgccctgcttgTTATCCTTTTTCTAGGCATCCCAatgcctccttctgtctctccctccctctgtaactccaggtctctttctgtctcttctctggcAGGATCTCGATGATGGAGTCCATCATGGTTGGAAACCTCCTGGCTGGGGGCTAGTGGGCTCCTGAGGTTTTTTATCATTGTTAATGCCCTAATTCCTGCTTCTACCCCCAGGGGAGGCGGGGCTCCTGTTAACCCAGATAGTGGGCCACCACCCTTTCCTGGGCTACCGCGGGGCACGAGAGCTGTCGGAACGGAAGTTGGTGCGGAATGTGCGGCGCAGGGGCGACGTTTACTTCAACACCGGAGACGTGCTGGCCATGGACCGAGAAGGCTTCCTTTACTTTCGGGACCGCCTGGGGGACACCTTCCGGTCGGGTCCCCAGGGAACTGGGAGGGCGGATGGCCCGGGTTCCCCGATTCTTTGAGGGAGCCAGGGCGAAGAGGCGGGATTTCCGGATTccgggggtgtgtgggggggggggggggggcttcccgATCCTGAAGGGGCCAGAGTTGAGCAGAGCCGGCAATCAGATCTCGTTGGAGGAGGGGCTTGGTGGGCAAGAGGCGGGGCATCCCGTTTGCCAAGGTTGTGGTCACAAGCATTGGCTTCAACCCCACAGATGGAAAGGTGAGAACGTATCTACGCGGGAGGTGGAGAGCGTTTTATCCCTTGTGGACTTCCTGCAGGAGGTGAACGTCTACGGCGTCTCTGTACCAGGTGTGGAGGATTCGACTCATTAAACCTCCAAGAGCTTTATCCAGATTTTATCTGGATTTTGTCTGTGGGTGTTATCCAGATTTTAAAGGTGGGGGAGCTGCAGGGGCACAGCCAGTGAGAAGAGATGGGCCAAGGAAGAGGGTCAGCCATGAGCACTGTGAGGTGGGTGAGTGGAGAATGACTGTTGTGCTTCTCAGGTTGTGAGGGCAAGGTGGGGATGGCTGCTGTGCGGCTGGCCCCAGGCCAGACCTTCGATGGTCAGAGGATGTACCAACATGTCCGCACTTGGCTCCCTGCCTATGCTGCACCCCATTTCATCCGTATCCAGGTGAGCTCAGGGTggtggaagtgggggggggggggcggggggggggaggtcttgGCCAGGGACTCACAATAGGGATTATGCTTACTGTCCCTGCAGGACGCCCTGGAGATCACAAGCACGTTCAAACTGGTGAAGTCCCGGTTGGTGCGTGAGGGCTTCAATGTAGGCGTCATTGCTGACCCCTTGTTCGTGTTGGACAACCAGGCTAAGACTTTCCAGCCCCTGACACCGGACACGTACCAGGCCGTGTGCAATGGAACCTGGAGACTCTGACCATCTGGCCTGTCCACATTTGAAGTGGCAGTGCCCAATGCAGACTACCACTCATATTGGCAGGATCCTCTCCACCACAAATCTGCTGAGGGTTATCATGAATCACAGCCTGGCCATAACCCCAGTTGAAGAGAGTAAGATGACTGTGGGCCCAGTAGTGGAGTGAGAATAAACTTGGATGTGTACACACGTCTGCGTGTGTAGGGCTAAGGGCAGGCAGCCCTAAGATGGGCCATTTTGGCATAAAGATGATTTTatgataaaagcaataaaaacccGGCAGATTCAGTTCTTTATCTCTCCTACAACTGTCTAAAAGGATTTGATAGAGGATCTGCTCTAAGAGAGCTATCACCACAGATAACTACATTATGACAGGGAGGAACCTAGGAAGGCCTCTTTAACCGAATTCTTGTGTCCTGTTTCCGAATGCCCACCccccaaatatttactttttcatcttccttttaaaaatttttttgagagagcgagcaggggagaggggcaggagaatctcaagcaggctccactctcagtgcagagcccaatgcagcacTTGATCAAGAACCCTggaattgtgacctgagccaaaatcaagagtcagacgctcaaccaactaagccacccaggtgcccctttcattttcctttaaattgcatttcttcCTATTGCAGTCATGGACCCCTACACCTTTCTCTGTTTAGTATGATATATGCCTccttttgcctgtctttggaattttatGGCTGTGTGCACACTGTATATATACCAAAttagatttttctcctgttaacatATCTcttgtcaatttgattcttagacAAGCCAGAGAGaccttgaagggcagaggaaattcttcctccccaacagtGGATGGAGATACAAGTGAGGAATTCAGGGCCTACTGTCCTCCAGAGACCTTACTTCAGGGTTCCCCCTGCTTCCCTACCAAGGATCTTGACAAGCCTCAAGGAATGGCCCTGTCTGGGCAAGGCCAGAAGTGTGATAGGATTCAGCAGCCTTGAAGCCATTCCAGGGTTGAGAGATGAGGCTAGCCTCAGGCAAAGCAGATAAGTATATGGTCTGTAGGATGTAAGATGTGCTATCATGGCAGTATGACAAGGACATCAGGCTAAGCCAAGAAATGTGAGCAAATAACTGGAAAAAGAGCATCCATGTTAGAATGCACCTGCAAAAAGGATGTGGAACAGGTCCAGAGCCCTCTGGTAAACGAAATCCAGTGTGTTAGGGGCCAGAAGAGCCCTCTGGGCACTGTAGGCGGGTACACGCTTTTGCTAGTTTCAGAAAAGAGTAGTGCATGCTGTGTTGGGGACTTTAAATGTTACTTGATCATTATGGGAACTGTGAACTGTAGGCCAAGGGAAAGAGATGTTGTCATGAGTGGCAAAGCCTAGGGGAAGTGTAGTCCTCACTGTCTGAAGAACTGGAAGGGCTTCTTTGGAATTAGGATAAATGCAGATAGGAATTTGAGGGCACTGGACCTCTGGTTAGTACATTCCACCCATGTCAGGGGCTTTAGGTGCTGCCCAGTGATGTTAAGACCTGTAGACCTGGAAAAGAGGAATAGCACATACTAATCCTCAGTGAAGTGGTCTGTGCCCTCTCCATGGCAGGAATCACACCTGACCATTATGGGTGTTGTAGGCTGGGGCACATGTGCGTGTCAAGACTGAGATGACATAGGCCATGAGAGGTCAGATACTGCAAGTGACACCTGGGTCAATGTGGGAGCTGTTATAGTCTAGTGGTCATGAAGAACTCTATGATGTATATAGTCCAAGTGGGCTCAGGGCTTGAGCTGCTGTTTTCAAGTCCTCTGGAGTTCTGCAGCATAAGCCTGAAGGGACCACCCTCCACTTCCCCCCGGTGCCAACTTTGTATGTGGCTTTCACTAAATCAGTGAAAGCTCACCCATGCCCATCTGATTCTAGCTTCAGAATGCCATTTCCTGACACCTCTTACTCCATCCTCCTATTTGTAGGTTTATGTTCTGAAGACTCTCCTCCCTGTGGATTCATTGGGTTTCTGAACCAAGTAAGATGTGTTTGTTTTATCCATCTTGCACCAGAAAGCCAGGGAAGCCACAGCCAGCTCTAGGTTAAGAGCAGAGGGGTCAGCCTGGCAGCATAGGACCCAACATGAACACATTAGTTTGGAAGAGGGCAATGTAAGGGCCAAGACATGGGGGAAGGCAGGTGATCATAGTTGTTTCCATAGGATCCAGATGGGAGCCACTGACCAGACATGGGCATTGGGAGGCAAGGATTTGAGGAAGGTGGAGTAAATGAGTGATAGCAGGAGCCAACCACACAGGTGGGAAGGAGACTAGTGGGGAGACGGGCAGGGAACAGGCTGAGCTCAAGGGATCAGGAGGGATTAGGTTGGAAACAGCTCCAGGAACTTCAGTTCAAGATGCAGAAAAGCTTGGGGCTACCTACAttgctcaggtggttgagcatttgacttcggctcaggtcacgaactcatggtttgtgacttcaagccctgcatcgggttcactgctgtcagcacagagccagcttccaatcctgtctccctctcctcaaaagtaaaccttttttttttaatcttaaaaaaaaagatgcagaaaagatTGTATATGACTTGCTGAATACCCACTAGGTGTCTGACACATGCCTTTGCTCCTTTCCCCAGAAAGCTCTCTATCAGTTAGATTGGGGGATGTGTCTGCATTTCACAGCTGTGCAGACTGAGTCTGTGACCTAATCAAGGCTCCCTCGTAGTGGTGAATCTGGGGGAAGGTGTGGAGGGGATAAGACCAGAGTGTGCACTAGAGAAGAGAGGATGAGTACAGCAGAGGTGGGCAGTTCCTCAGAAGCCTACAGGGTGCCAGGAGGCTTACTTCAGTGGACTTGCACTCCAAGGATCTCAGAGAGCCAGATGCTGCAAGACAGCTCTCCCTGCCACCCTATCTCCCCTCCTTGTAGGACTTGTGACGCTCCAGAAGTAGAAGATGGGTCTGAAACTGTTGGCAGGTGAGGAGTGAGGGAAATGTCATGTCTGTGCTCACTCTGTGTGGCAGATGGCTGCCAAACCTTGCAGGTGATGGGACTACAGAACCACCTTGCCTCAGATTCCCAAGCGTGGATCCACAGACTCCTCTCCTGGCAGAGCTGAGACTTGTGGCAGCCTCCTTGCCCAAGTCTCCTAGaacactcccccccccctcccacctctggcTGCCAAGAAGATACGTCCTAGCACCTCACTGGGAAATAGACAAATTTCATCTCTACCCTTTGGACTCTCAAAAGGACATGAATTGAAGCCAAAGCTTCAAAGTTCTGTGATGATCATACTTAAATTGTGTTGTTAGGTGCACCTGACTGGCTcgtgatcttggggtggtgacttaaagccccatgttgggtgtagagatcacctaaataaacttaaaaaaaaaaaaaaagatgttattgtTAAACCCTTCTGAACCATGACTAGAGGCTGGGAGGAGAGACTGAGGTTGTGGATTTCCACAGTGCTGTGCAGGGATTTACACAATGTACATCCACTCCAACTTATaatttttggtcttttcttttttgttcgcAAGAAAAGAGACCACTAACATCCCTAGGGGTGAGGCCTGAGGTCAAGACAGGGCCTGCTCTGCTGAGGGCCACAGGGAGAAACCTGGGCCCCAGTCCACCACGTGTCCCAGCCACGTGGAGGTGTCCCATGATGGGAGGGCATCACACACACATGGCCTTAGGTAACAGCAAATCCTCTTTCCAACTGAGGGAAGAGCACAGGTGGGCACTTGCCCACTGACCCTGCAGAAACAAGTAGTCCCATCTGGTCTCCTCCAACCCGTTATCGTGGTCGCCTCTCACCAGGGCAGTGGGGATATAAACACCCCTGTAATGGTGACTTTGGTAACAACAGGGCATGGCCAGGGCTGAGGCTTGGGTGAAACCTGAATGAACACACTGATGtttgtctccctcctcccaccccagagaCTTCCGCCTCTACTTCCTCCACGTCCTGTGGGACTGCCATGTGCAGGAAGCCAGGCCTGGCATCGCCCAGCCTTCACACTGGCAGCCTAGAGCACGAGTGCCAGAGcatgggggcagagagatgagCTGGGCCTGTGACCTGGATTTAAGtcctgggctctgctctgtgcaGCGGCACActcccactctctgcctcagtttcctcatctgagaagtGGGGATACCAGCCATAGTAGCCATCTCACAGGGCTGGCAGTTGGCACATGTTGGCCCTTATCGAGATCCTGCTTGTCAAGGTGCTGCAAATACCCTCTGTACCctgaatctctctccctctctcttcctttcttttccccagaggtggaaactgaggctcagagcccaaGGCCAACACCAGACCCCAACCTGACTTACTATCCACTGGGCCTGCTCCCAGAAGCCTCTGATGAACTGAGGTCTTGAGAGAATATCCTGAGGGTCAGCCTGTTGGCCAGTATGTGTGCGGGCGTCAGAAATTTCTAGGACTGCCTCCCCAACATTCCAGCATTCCCCTCCTCACCTGAGTGCTCACAGTCATAACAGGCATGAAGCGGCACTCTGATTGCCCAGTCTCTGCCCACCAAAGTCCCAGCCTCCACGTCCATCCCCCTGATCTTTCTGTAGTCAGATCTCTTAGAGTTGCAGTGAGCTGGTGCTGAAATGGCAAATATCATCACCATGTGCAGACGGCACCACAGGGCACGCACAGGGCTTCTCCAGAATGTGCAGGGAACAAGGGCATTTTCCCACAGCCTGGGGGAGGCTGGAGCCGTGAGCTCAGGCATCAGCAGGGTTCGAAACTGCCGGTGGGCCTGAGGTGGGAGTGGGCCCAGCTACTCTGCCCAGCGTGCCCTCTGATGGTGCCCCTGAAGAAGGCCTGGCCTGGGGGCACAGGCCTGCCCCACGCCGAGGTCGCCGCACGGGCTTCTCTCCCGTGTGGATCCTCTGGTGGTGGAAGAGGGCCGGGCGCTCGCGGAAGGCACGGCCACAGTGTGCGCACACAAAGGGCTTCTCACCCGTGTGGATGCGTCGGTGGCTGAGCAACACTGCGCCCTTGGCGAAAGCCTTGCCACAGTCCCCGCAGCGGAAGGGCCGCTCCCCAGTGTGCAGCAGCTGGTGCTGCGTGAGGTTAGAGCTGTGGCTGAAGGCGCGGCCACACTGTGTGCAGGCGAAGGGCTTCTCACCCGTGTGCACGCGCTGGTGCTTGAAGAGGGAGGAACCCTGGCTGAAGGCGGCACCACAGAGGGCACAGGTGTAAGGCTTCTCACCCGTGTGCGTGCGCTCGTGCTGGATCAGGTGCGAGTTGCGGCAGAAACGGCGGCCACACTGAGCACATGCGTAGGGCCGCCCGCCTGCGTGGATCTTGCAGTGCTGGCTGAGGTTGGAGCCGTGGCTGAAGGCCTTGCCGCACTCGCTGCAGCGGAAGGACTTCTCAGCGGTGTGTATGCGCTGGTGCCGCACCAGCGAGGAGCTATGCCTGAAGGCCTTGCCACAGGCCGGACACGCATAGGGTGTCTCACCGCTGTGGATGCGCTGGTGCTGCGTCAGGTGTGATGTCTGGCTGAAGGCCTTGCCACACTGAGAGCATTCGTATGGCCGCTCTCCAGTGTGGGTGCGCAGGTGCTTGAGCAGGTCAGAGCTCTTCAGAAACACTTTGGTGCACGCTCTGCATTTGAAGGGCTTCTCCCCGGAGAGGAAGCTGGGGCCTGTGTGGAGGGCCTTGCCCAGCTGATCCCAGGTAGGGGGTTCTTGGCTAGCAGGGAGTCCATGAGGCTTGAGGCTAGTTccacccttttctctttccccagagGTGAGACCAGTCTCAAATTCTGGAATTTTGGGGCAGCCTCTTCCA
This window contains:
- the LOC131499141 gene encoding zinc finger protein 324A-like isoform X4, whose protein sequence is MATAALTHRAQGLMAFEDVAVYFSQEEWELLDTAHVMLENCHVMLENFALVSSLGLSASRPRVVLQLERGEEPWVLSGTVVTPARNAQRKPSPGEWGLRGCELGANQWPAALPVTFQNGTLPATTFTGTCERGKSSVGWQGTSLSREKKSTGVSVIYWERLLLGPGSGEANVSLRLTSPLRTPEDSPPREKALMNRPMPDKQPRSCGGQKPFGQDGPGRGCPKIPEFETGLTSGEREKGGTSLKPHGLPASQEPPTWDQLGKALHTGPSFLSGEKPFKCRACTKVFLKSSDLLKHLRTHTGERPYECSQCGKAFSQTSHLTQHQRIHSGETPYACPACGKAFRHSSSLVRHQRIHTAEKSFRCSECGKAFSHGSNLSQHCKIHAGGRPYACAQCGRRFCRNSHLIQHERTHTGEKPYTCALCGAAFSQGSSLFKHQRVHTGEKPFACTQCGRAFSHSSNLTQHQLLHTGERPFRCGDCGKAFAKGAVLLSHRRIHTGEKPFVCAHCGRAFRERPALFHHQRIHTGEKPVRRPRRGAGLCPQARPSSGAPSEGTLGRVAGPTPTSGPPAVSNPADA
- the LOC131499141 gene encoding zinc finger protein 324A-like isoform X2, translated to MSQGLMAFEDVAVYFSQEEWELLDTAHVMLENCHVMLENFALVSSLGLSASRPRVVLQLERGEEPWVLSGTVVTPARNAQRKPSPGPCHLAYDKVVPEAALPVTFQNGTLPATTFTGTCERGKSSVGWQGTSLSREKKSTGVSVIYWERLLLGPGSGEANVSLRLTSPLRTPEDSPPREKALMNRPMPDKQPRSCGGQKPFGQDGPGRGCPKIPEFETGLTSGEREKGGTSLKPHGLPASQEPPTWDQLGKALHTGPSFLSGEKPFKCRACTKVFLKSSDLLKHLRTHTGERPYECSQCGKAFSQTSHLTQHQRIHSGETPYACPACGKAFRHSSSLVRHQRIHTAEKSFRCSECGKAFSHGSNLSQHCKIHAGGRPYACAQCGRRFCRNSHLIQHERTHTGEKPYTCALCGAAFSQGSSLFKHQRVHTGEKPFACTQCGRAFSHSSNLTQHQLLHTGERPFRCGDCGKAFAKGAVLLSHRRIHTGEKPFVCAHCGRAFRERPALFHHQRIHTGEKPVRRPRRGAGLCPQARPSSGAPSEGTLGRVAGPTPTSGPPAVSNPADA
- the SLC27A5 gene encoding long-chain fatty acid transport protein 5; this encodes MGVWLRLAFLLLLLLCLGQSAWPAAVVLALRWLLGDSIFCVLLGLAMLARPWLYPWMPHWLSLVAAALMLAVLPARPPPGLRWLPADLAYIFGILHLGLNIKARMSRQPPNTFVDTFERRAQAQPDRAPLVWKGPGGRSVTFRELDERACQAVWALKAELGSLTGLLAGEPAALLVLASQTIPALGLWLGLAKLGCPVAWINPHARGAPLLHSVLSSGARLLVVDPDLQENLEEVLPKLQAENIRCFYLSHSSPTPGVGALGAALDVAPIDPVPADLRARITSKSPALFIYTSGTTGLPKPAIVTQERLLQMCKMLSLGGVTADDVVYTVLPLYHVMGLILGILGCLELGATCVLAPKFSASCFWDDCRQHGVTVILYVGEVLRYLCNTPQRPEDRTHTIRLAMGNGLRADVWESFQQRFGPIRILETYGSTEGNIGFVNYPGRCGALGKMSCLLRMLSPFELVQFDTEAEEPVRDSQGFCIPVGLGEAGLLLTQIVGHHPFLGYRGARELSERKLVRNVRRRGDVYFNTGDVLAMDREGFLYFRDRLGDTFRWKGENVSTREVESVLSLVDFLQEVNVYGVSVPGCEGKVGMAAVRLAPGQTFDGQRMYQHVRTWLPAYAAPHFIRIQDALEITSTFKLVKSRLVREGFNVGVIADPLFVLDNQAKTFQPLTPDTYQAVCNGTWRL
- the LOC131499141 gene encoding zinc finger protein 324A-like isoform X1 translates to MATAALTHRAQGLMAFEDVAVYFSQEEWELLDTAHVMLENCHVMLENFALVSSLGLSASRPRVVLQLERGEEPWVLSGTVVTPARNAQRKPSPGPCHLAYDKVVPEAALPVTFQNGTLPATTFTGTCERGKSSVGWQGTSLSREKKSTGVSVIYWERLLLGPGSGEANVSLRLTSPLRTPEDSPPREKALMNRPMPDKQPRSCGGQKPFGQDGPGRGCPKIPEFETGLTSGEREKGGTSLKPHGLPASQEPPTWDQLGKALHTGPSFLSGEKPFKCRACTKVFLKSSDLLKHLRTHTGERPYECSQCGKAFSQTSHLTQHQRIHSGETPYACPACGKAFRHSSSLVRHQRIHTAEKSFRCSECGKAFSHGSNLSQHCKIHAGGRPYACAQCGRRFCRNSHLIQHERTHTGEKPYTCALCGAAFSQGSSLFKHQRVHTGEKPFACTQCGRAFSHSSNLTQHQLLHTGERPFRCGDCGKAFAKGAVLLSHRRIHTGEKPFVCAHCGRAFRERPALFHHQRIHTGEKPVRRPRRGAGLCPQARPSSGAPSEGTLGRVAGPTPTSGPPAVSNPADA
- the LOC131499141 gene encoding zinc finger protein 324A-like isoform X3, with amino-acid sequence MAFEDVAVYFSQEEWELLDTAHVMLENCHVMLENFALVSSLGLSASRPRVVLQLERGEEPWVLSGTVVTPARNAQRKPSPGPCHLAYDKVVPEAALPVTFQNGTLPATTFTGTCERGKSSVGWQGTSLSREKKSTGVSVIYWERLLLGPGSGEANVSLRLTSPLRTPEDSPPREKALMNRPMPDKQPRSCGGQKPFGQDGPGRGCPKIPEFETGLTSGEREKGGTSLKPHGLPASQEPPTWDQLGKALHTGPSFLSGEKPFKCRACTKVFLKSSDLLKHLRTHTGERPYECSQCGKAFSQTSHLTQHQRIHSGETPYACPACGKAFRHSSSLVRHQRIHTAEKSFRCSECGKAFSHGSNLSQHCKIHAGGRPYACAQCGRRFCRNSHLIQHERTHTGEKPYTCALCGAAFSQGSSLFKHQRVHTGEKPFACTQCGRAFSHSSNLTQHQLLHTGERPFRCGDCGKAFAKGAVLLSHRRIHTGEKPFVCAHCGRAFRERPALFHHQRIHTGEKPVRRPRRGAGLCPQARPSSGAPSEGTLGRVAGPTPTSGPPAVSNPADA